GTGTGGGCTGTGCAGGGACAGGGTGGGGAGGTGGAAATCCAGTGGGAGAACCAAGTGGCAAAAGCTCTGTGAGCTCCAGGGGTCGGCTTGTGGGCCACAGCTGAAGGTGCAGGACAGCCCAGTGGGGAGCTCACAAGCCTGAGACGAAACTTTGATAGTGCACACTTTGTGCCCCAAGTACTCTcctgcattaactcatttaatcttcacctcAACCCCACGAGGTAGGTCCTATTACCCCATtgtactgatgagaaaactgaggcacaaagtagttaagtaacttgcccaagtccCCACAAcccagtggcagagctgggattagaaccCAGGATCTGGCTACAGAGTCTGGACTCTTCACCAAGGACAGGAAGGTGAAAGGCGGGGATGGTGTCTGGCTCTGAGGACACGGTGGAGGGCCTGTTACCTGGAAGCAGTGGGTGGCAGGCAGGCGGCGCTGctcccagaggctgagggagcGCCGTAGCTCCTgcgagggactcagtgggagggtGTGGGCCTGACCCAGGCCACTCAGCAGGGCCAGGCTGGCAGACAGGCTGGTCAGGTAGTAGCCACCTGGGACACAGGGTGGAAGAACACggctcaggctgggtgtggggcacccatcccctctccccttccctgcttATTCAGGGCCCACCCAGGCAGGGAAGTGGGTGGGGGTCCCTCACCCTCTCCGGTGAGCAGGCTGGGCTCCAGCAGCTCTGACATGTACTCGGCCTCCAGCAGCAGCTCAGGAAGGTCACAGTGGGCCAAGACGAGGCTCAGCAGAGGCAGGAACTCGTCAGCACCCGCGTCCTCCCCTGTGGGGACATGGTGAGAGGAAAAAGCTTCAGGTGCAGTCCTTGCTTTAGGCAGTGACCCCTCCCCATGGCCTAGCAACCATGGCAGGGCTTCGGAGAGAACGCACtgctctctaggcctcagtttcgcAATCTGCAAGATGGGAGGGTGGGCTCATTCTCTCCCGCAGGGCCATTCCAGGGTCCTGGGGACCTGCCACTGGGGGTCCCACCTCCGACTCagaggggcagggcagggtgagGTGGTGGCAGAGACATACCCTCCTGGGTCCTCAGGGCCATGTAGAGCAGCTTGCAGGCCTGCAGGAGCCGCTTCACCTGGGCGCTGGGTGAGTAGGTGCGGAGCAGCTGCAGCAACTTCTGGCGCACCTGCTCCATCTCTACTGGGGAGGGCAGGCTCAGGTGGGACCCAAAAGCTCCGGGACCCTGGGCCCGGGCCAGGCGGAGGCCCTCAGCTAGGCGGCCCAGGGAGCCGTCTGCGGCAAGCCGGCGCCGCACGCGGGCTGCCAGGATGGGGCGGAGAGGCTTGAGCACAGAGCGATGCAATGACTTCTCCAGGACATATTCTGccagaggaggggcagggaggggtcaGGGGAAGACTGGGGAGATGGGGGACAGAGGCCAGGGGAGAAGGGAGCAGGGGTAGAATCGGGGAGGAGAGGCAAGGAAAGCAGGAGGAGgtagcctgggtgagacagaagAGTTTGGGGACAGAGAGGATGGAACTCTCTCGAACAGTGGTAAGACAGGGTGGGTTTGTAAAGCAGCAGAACAGAATCAGACAGGCTGGCGCTGTGGAGGGGAGCAGAGGGTCGGATGGGGCAGTGCTGGAGCTATGGAGAGACGGAGCCTCACCCAGCCTTTTAGGCGGCAGCAGCTTCTCAGGGCCCAGCTCCACGCTCAGCATGGCCCGGGCCCGGCTCAGTGCCTGACGGATGCCCTGCAGCTCCTGGGGCTCAGGCCCGGCCCGCACCTGGGTCAGTAGGTCCTGCACCAGCTGGCCTGCGGCTGTGTGTCGGTCCTGCATCAGTGCCGCCGCGGCCCGGCCCACTTGCCGCTCCGGCGCCAGTAGGGAGCAGAAGGCGGCACTCATGGACCGAAGCAGAGGCCGCCGGCGGCCCAGGTGGGGTGAGGTCGCTGGGCTCCCCCGGGACCCTGGCGCCCCCTCCTCCTCGGAGCTGCTGGGGGAGCCGCAGTCCACCTCCTGGAGGGAGGGCATAGGCGGAAGGCTAGGGTCACCGCCTGCTGGCACGCGGTACCCCACTGAACTCTCCCTCCGCAGCAACTGGCTAGGGGGCAGCCGCTCTGTCTGGCTGGGGACTGCCCCTGGCAACACAGGGACGGGGGGAGGCGGCACGGCAGGTGGAGACAGGGGGCTGGAAGTCTCTGTGGACACGCGCACTTTGAAGCTTCTCTTGAATTTCTCCCGCTTGGTGGGCCCCAGGTCCCCCGGGAACAGGGGGTTGAAGAAGCACAAGGCGGCTCCGGTGCCCTGGTCCAGCTCTTGAGGGGACCGGGCCTTCAGCTGGGGCAACACTGGGCCTCCAGCCGGGCCCCGCTGAGCCTTGATGTTGAGGGAGGAGCTCCAGAACTCTAGGGAACAAGAAACCAACTGGGGCCTCCAGGATTGGTTAGGGGAAGTTTCCCAACCAAGGAAAGGCATGGGCTTCGCGAAGGTCGTGTGCTGCGAgccttcccctcccctcagcctcaGCTTTTTCATCTGTGCAATGGGTGGCAAGGAGCTCTTACCAATGCCCAGATGGGAGATGGCCTCCAGCTCTTTGTGGGTGGCTGCACGGTGGATGGCTCTGGGGAGCTGCAGCGGGAGGAGAAGGATGTCCCTGAGGCCAGAGAGGGGAGCAGAAGGGAGTGAGGGCcgaagggggtggggaggatgggCTGTCCCAAGGAGCAGGGCCCGTGGACACCGGGCACCCTGCAGGCAGACTCACCGGGTGTGGCAGTAGGCACAGATGAGCTGGACTAGGTCTGGGAACATGAGCTCTGAGCCCTCCAAGGAGACGCCTGAGAGAGGAGGGAAGTGAGGTGCTTCTCTAGGGAACCTCCCTCCTTCCAGCCCCTTCCTGCCAGGCCAGCCCCTCACCGCCAGGGCTCTCCAGGATGTAGTGGCTGGAGACGAAGGAGGGGCTGCTGGCTTCGGGCAGTCGCatgcacagggcctggcactgtCGGGTGTTAGATTTCCGCACGAGGAACGTCTGCAAGTGGATAGGGCTCAGGCAGCTCAGGACCTTGGCATCCcacccttctccctcccacccctggcTTGCCAGTCCCTGGAGGTTGGGAGCAAGACTCACCCCCGGGGGCTCGGTCCTCAGCACGTGCAGTGCCGCGGCTGCGTTGGCTTGCAGCTGCAGCCACACAGGCCGGGTGAGCAGCAGGCGCTCCCGCAGGCTCACAACGCGTCCCGGCCGCTGTGGCCCGCCTGCCTGCCCGCCGCTGGCATTGGGCACGTCATACAGTGGGTCCTGGGCTGGCCTGAGGGCGGGCATCCAGATCTGAGCAGGGAGCCAGGGGCTGGGACCCTTGCTCTCCTCTTCCCCGCTCCCAGGTTTCCCACCTTCTCCGTCCCCAGATAGGCCCTCTTCTCgcaccccctccctgccccacctggCTGCCCTGCCAACTTCACTAACTTTTCTGTCTCCAGGTGCCCAGGAGTGAAGCTGGTTGGGCTGGGGGCTCCCGGAGGGCCCGTGCCTGACTCTCCAGGGCTTTCCATGGCTGGGAGCTCCTTCGGCTTCAGGAAGAGAATCCAACCCCAAGGCAAGGCACGCACATCCCCAGTGAGTAACACTTCCTGAGGGCGGTCCGCCTGTCACACCCGCCTGTTAACTCTTGTGTGTCCACCCCGCCTGGCCAGTGCCTGCCTCCTCTGTTCTGGACCCTGCTTCGGGGGTCAGGGATCCCCTCCGTGCTAGCCCTGCTCTGAGGGCCCCAGCTGGGGGGTGCCACCTCCACACAGGGCctcctgcagcctcaccagctCCTCAAATTGCACAGGTGGGCGGGAAGTGGTTAAACGGCCGACTCAGTCCCTGCAGGCCCCAGCCACACTCTGGGGGCACCTCTGGGTCTGTGGTCAGTTGCTCATCTGCCCCTGGCCTCAGGTCAGCCTTGTGGGAGAGCACCCTCTACTGTCCATAGATGACTCATTCCTGAACATGGGTTTTAGGATTTTAGGTTGCCATGGAGAAAATATGCCACGTCTCCATGGAAACCAACCTATTTGCTTAACTGAGGTTCTGGGGGTGGTTCTGACACTCAGCACTAACCAGGGGGAGTCTGGCTGTGAGGTCGTTAGCACATGGCGCTGCTGCCGGCTGCCTCCTACGCACGCAGGCTCTGCCAGCCTGCCTTGCCAATCTGCCAGGCAACTGGGACAGGTGCAGACATGACCCAGGCTTCAAGCACACGCACCCATCCTCCCCACCTGAGGCACTCCGCTGGCGCCATATGTTCTCTGCCCAGTGCCAGGCAGCCCAGcgcccacctccccctccccagtGTGGCCCCACGCACAGTGCTCCAGCCTTTGCTGGGCAGTGCGAGGAGTGGCAATCTGCAGGCACCCCAGAAGTCAGCCTGGTTCAGGTGCTCCCCACAGAAGCCCTGATTCTCTTGCAAGGTAAATCACACATACACGGGGCACGCCAGAATCCCAGGAAAGGTTTTAATTCTAGTCCTTGAAATCTGAGAGGCAAACACCAAGAACTGCCCTGAGAAAACCTGGGGGGCCTGGCATCttgcctccagccccagccagggTGGACAGCCCCCCTAGATATCACGTCTGACTCAGAGTTCCTGCACAGTGGGGCCTGGCTCCCTGGCCCTGAGTCCGGAGAGCCTGCATCCAAGGTCAGCAAGAGGATGTGGCTTTGACTTCGGCTGTCTTCTCTGTCAGGGGAGCCTCAAGAGGCGGATCTTCAGGAGCGGGAGGTGGCAGGCGGCTCAGGGATGGAGAGAGCAGCCTTGCCTGGCCAGGTCGGCTCCACAGCCACAGCTGTGCAGGCCTCgaggagggcagaggaggagtCCAGGCCAGTGCCAGCGGAGTGGGAGGGCCCAGCAGCACCACAGGAGCCTGGCTGGGCAGACCCTGAGGGGCCTGTGGGTCTGCCTGTCTGCAGCAGGAAGATGAGAATCCTGGGTGCGGTGCCAGCTGCTCTGAGGGTCCCCCTGGCTCTGAACAGCAGGGTCACGGTCCTGTGCGTATGTGGGAAGGAGAAAACTGTCACCAGTGAGGAAGCTGAAAGGAGGGGGGCAGCCACTTACTGAGCGGAGTGACTTTGGGCTGGCCCAGGACAGGCCTCCTGGGCAGCTCCACGGCCCTCCCTGACCCCTCCTGAGAGGGAGCTCCATCAACCCAGGCTTCCCCAGCCCCATCCTGGTTCCTGCTCCTCAAACTCCCACAAGCCCCTCAAATCTAGACCATCCTAACTTTCTTGGGCCACTGATTCTGACACAGCCACAGCCTCTCTCTGGGCTCCTTCCTGGAGGCTGAGCTGAGGGAAGGTGATGGCAAGGCGGGCAGGGGAGGCCGTACAACAGCCATAGTTCTTACCATCCGATTTTCTCTTCTGAGGGGACACAGCTGCCCTAGCCTGGGTGGATGAGAAGAAAAGCCCCCCTGAGAGCCCACCTACAGCCTGGCAatccctgccccacctcccacctctgtGGCATGTGGGCTGCTGCCTTAGTGCTATGCCCCCAGGGCCAGGAACATAGGGCCCCCCAAGCCAGAGCTCCCATGCTCCTGACCGCTGGCCAGCTCAACGGCTCTCCCgcctccccgccccctcccccctcccaccccatcaAAACCTGCCCTGGAACAGGAAGGGGCTGACAGACTAGAAATCCCTTGTCCCAGGGCCGCCTTGAGCAAGAGGACTTGTGAGCCAACTGCGATCCAGGGACCCTGGGCTGAAGATGGGGGAGCCTTGGTGAGCAGAGAACTCCCAGGCCTGCAGATGGCAGAGCTGCTGCCAGGGTGGGGGGCCCTGAGGTGGGGCAGGGCACATGGGCAGCAGCAGCCCCACCTTTTTGATGGCCGTCCAGTCCTCCAGGATGTCGATCTCTTGAAGCATGTACACGATGTATGGGCCTGTGGTGGGGGTCAAGGAAGCCCAGTGGAGGCGGCAGGTGACGAGGGCAGGGCCACCCACCTGACATTCAGGAGTGGGGGTACAGCAGACAGCATGAAGTGGGAGCTGAGGATCTGGGTCCGAGCTCAGGTTCCACCTCCTACCTCTTTGCCCCCCAGTTCCAGGGTCCTCCTGGAACCAAGTCCATGGAGGACACCAAGTGTTGTTCCCCATCCCGTGCTCACCCTCACCTCGTCTTGAGGTCAGCTGGCTGAGGCCCATCCCATCTCACCCTGCAGCACTGGCCCTGACCTGGCCCCTTCCCCGATCCAAAGACAGACGCAGGGCTTCTCCCTTCAGAGACAACTCCCCTTCCCCACAGTGCTCCCTACCTGATGTCTCCATGCCTTCACCTCCCATTCGCTCAAGTCACGGCCTTCCAgattcctccctccctgcctgggccTGCTCTCCAGCACCAGGTGGCCATAATGACTAAGGCTGGCTGCTGCAGGAATGCCCTCAGGGGCACAGGAGGACTCAGCTCTGCCAGGACAGATGAAAGCACAGCAGGCCCTGGACTAAGCTTAAGCTAAGCCTGCCTAGGGAGGGGCGGAGGCAGCTGGTGCCCTCTGGGATGTGGGCACCCCATGGTAGGGCACAGGAGCACACAGGAGAGTGAAGCCATAGGCACTGGAGTAAGACCGGAGAGGCCTCACAGAGGAGGTAACGTTTGAGATGAGCCCTGGACAGTCGGGACAGGCAGGACTTCCAAGAGGAGGGTGGGATATGATCAAAGGCTCCCCAGGGAAAGCTGGGGACCCGCTCAGACAACCCCAGGAGATGGAAAGGCCTCAAAGGCCAAACCTCActcaggctcgagtgcagtggcaagtgcagtgcagtggcgagtGCAattgctcaagcaattctcttgcctcagccttcagagtagctgggactatagatgcacaccgccacacctggctaatttttgctattttttctagagacgggtttcaccatgttgcccaaggtggtctcgaaatgaactcctgggctcaagcaatctacctgccttggcctcccaaagtgctgggactatagatgtgagccactgagcctagccCGTTTCTGTTTTCCTAGGGTCCACATAGCCCAGAGAGACCCAAGACCCTGTAAGAAATTGCTGACAGCTGGATTTGCCTGGACATGGTCACATGACACCAAGCAACCACAAGTGCATCTAGTGCGACTGTCCTCCATGTCCCCTCCAAACCTCTCCCCCAGGTCTGGAGGTGACCCTAACATCCTGCCACCTTTGAGGCCACCTTGGGTGAAAGGATACCAGAAACCAGAGGTGCCTTCTTCCTCTTGCTGGGCGGCAGGGAGTCCCAAGACCTGGAGCTGCCTCTGGCGTGCAGTTTGTCGTCCCACCATTCTGCCCCCAGACCCAGAGTTAGAACTGGGGTGCTGGCCCACAGGACACTCTCTCTTCTGTAGCCTCTGCCCCCCACCATGGGCCAGCCTGGCCTCATATCCCCTGCCCCATCACAACCCTGGGCTTGGGGTAGGAAGCCCCTTAGGGCTGTTCAGGTCCTGCCCGCACAGCTGCACAACCCCGGGAAGAGGCCGCTGCACTTCTGTGGGCCTCATCTGTTTAGTGGACAGTGGGATGATGACAATTCCTGCCACCCCAGGACTCCACATGAACACAGGTACTATGAACGTGGAGGGGACTAGAGCTATTGCATGGGACTGCATGTCACACTGATACCTGTTTTGGAAAGAGCAGGGGCAGAAGAAGGCAGGGAGACCCACTCTGCCCGAGCctccactgtgtgccaggccctttcCAGGCCTGGTTTCCTTCAGTCCTCACACTGACCCCAAGAGGCAGGTCCTCTGACTGTCCCCTTGACTTCAGGACATCTGAAGTCCAGAGAGGGGTGGGCGTTGACACAGCCAAGCCCAGGGCCGGGGTGCCCGGGCTCTCGCGCTCACCGGAGCTGAGGTCCAGGCTCTGGCggtcctcctccagcctctggaTCCGCTCCTGCAGCTCCCCCTGCAGTGTGTCATAGAGCAGCAGCTTCTCACTCTGGAAGAGGGGGCAATAGCTCAGCAGGACGGATGGGGAGAGCTCACTTCAGGCCTTGCACCCCGCCTTGTCCCCAGTGTGCCCAATCAGGCCCACCTCCAGGTGCTGTTTGGCTCCCTGCAGCTCACATTCATACTTATTCCTGATCACATCCAGACAGAACCCCTTGTAGATCCctgcagagaaaggaaggaggggccCTGCTTGGCTGGGGAGCCTGGTGCCCACACAGGAGGGCTGAAAGCAAAGGGTGAGGCCAGGGAGGAACAAAAGAGGAAGGGGACAGGGTGCCATGGGTTCTGGGAGGGGAAAAAGGCACAGAACCACCCACAGACCTGCCACCTGAATGCGAATCTTGAGGCTCTGCTGCAGCCCCCCAAGGGGCTCCGTGTATTCAGGGGCTCTCTCAGCCCCCACTTCCTCCAGCCGCAACCGCAGCTGACTCAGTCGTTCCCTGAACAACCTGGGTGGTAAAAAAGGCAGCCGTGCACCCATTTGCTCACCTATTGCTCTTGGGCAAACACGTACCCAGCACCCATTCCACAGCAAGCCCTGTGTTAGGCGTGCACTTCCTGGGCACCAACCACGCCTGCCCAGTACCAGGCCCACCACCTCCTCATCCCAGCTCCTTGCAGACCCAGCCCAAGGTGTCCCCATGCTCACTTCTCCTTTAGCTCCGAGAACTGCTTTTCTAGGTCCAGCATCTCACTGACACACTCACTGCGGCGCCGCTCATAGTCCTCATCATCCATCTCTGGGACAACATCAGCATACCAAATCTGAGGGCGGTGGTGGCGAACCACGGCAGCACGTACGTCCGATGCAGCACCGCCATCCAGGCGAATACCGCGGCGGTCCAGTACGCGACCAGGCAGATAATTTGCAGGCCGGGGCATGCTATTCAGGCAGAGGTCAGGCACATTCCCAGGCATCAGGCATTTACGGTCCGCAATTGCGCGTTTGATTGGCGTCCGCAGAATTACCGTATGCGGCAGGCAGCACCGCAGAATTTGCCCACGCGTCCCGCAGAATTGCGCGTGACGTTATTCCAGCAGGACCAGGCGCGCACAAACCAGCATTGATACCATAGCGCGGCACCACATCCCGCGGCGGACAATCGGCGGCAACGCACGTTATCCAGATACCGCGCGCGGCGGGCTATCCGCAGACTGCGGCACGACGGCGTCTTTGCGGACAATTGCGTACGGTTCAGGCAGCAGGATATCCAGGCGCACCAGGCAGATCGTGGCGGTACGCTATTCAGGCATCAGGCGTCACAGCACTGCGCCGCCCATGCATCAGTAAGGTGACGTGCGCCTGAGAGATAATCGCGGCAGCCACGCTACACGCCCAGGCAGATAACGGCGGCGCGTTAATGCAGAATGGCGGCCTGGTATCAGGCGGCGTTAATGCGCATCGCCCAGGCAGATACTGCGGCAGGTGTCTATAATCGAAGGCGATATTCCAGGTCCAATGACACAGCACGGCATCAGCATCGTAACAGGCGGAATTGCAAGGTTCCAGGGTATCCAACCGACTTCTGACTCTGTCTGGCTGCCGCTCCGCTCCtcctcactctcttcctcctccccattcATCTCAGTGGCGGAATCACCCTCTGCTTCCAtctcttctgtgtctttgctTGGAGGCTGGACGGGCATCCGGACTCTGGGAGAAGGAATGGAGCTATCACTTATGGCTGCCCACAGCTCAGAGGGGGAAAGAGGCAGCAGGAAGCTGAACCCAACCTGATCCCAGATGGGGAAAGCCAGGGAAGTGACTGGCCTGGCCACACCTTGAGCACATACTGGGTGACAAGGGTGCAAATGGCCGTCTGCACCTCTCACAGAAGCCTGGGAGCTGTGGAAATGCTCCTGCTCTTGGATGTCACTGGTGATCCTAATCCTGGGAATACTGGCCAAGGCTGTGATCCACAGAAAGGAAAGGCCCAGGGGGCACTCTCCACTGCCTATGGACTGGAcctaaatttctttttgagatggagtctcgctctgttgccaggctggagtgcagtggcacgatctcggctcattgcaacctctgcctcccgggttcaagcaattctcttgcctcagcctcccgagtagctgggactacaggcacccgccaccacacccgaacTGGACTTAAATTCCTAACTGGGGCTTTCAAGGTCTTTCCCAGACTGGACTTGACCTACCGGTCCAGCAACTTCATCCCACCATATAATGGCTAGTGCCTGCACTTCCACCTTCTGCCCTCTGCCtcagctgttccttctgcctataaTGCCCTCGGCTTCTCTTCCAGATAACGCTACAATCTCCTTGTCTTTCATTGTGCTCTGGGTCAAATCCCATCTCCTTCTGCCTCCTCTTGGACCGCGGGTCGTCAGTGTTCCCCTCTTTTGTGTGTCTTCAGCTTCTCCCTCTTAGCAACCTCCTTCCCATGAAACTTTAGATGTGCCTGGGTATTTTCTAGCATtaacaaaacacagaaacacaaaacttCACCCATTCCACCTGACTGCTCCGTTTGCCACTTCACAGTTACGCTTTTCAAGGTCTCATGAACACTGGCTGTTCCTACTTTGACCTCCCAGTCGTTCAATGTCATCAGTCTCAGCTGAAACTGATCCCGTAGCATTAACCAGTGACTTCCTTGTGGCTAATGCCAATATTTTTCAGTGCTTATTTTAATTGTCTGCTCGGCAACATTGAACACTGGTAAGCATTCCTTCTTTTACTGACTCATCTAACATGTATTGAACATCTAACATATACTGGGTACTGTCAGACGCTATGGTATGCAGGGGCCCCAAGTCTGTCTTTGACCTCACCGAGTTTACAAGTTCCTGGGAGAGAGGGGCAAAGGAGCACACTATAACCATGATATGAGGAGAGTTAAGACCAGGGGCATGAGGGAGGAGTATATAACCAGGACCTGGAGCCCGATGCAGCAGGGAGGCTTCCAAAGATGGACCAGCTGGGTGAGCTGCACTTACTGAGGGAATATTCCAGGTAGAGTTAGTAGCAAAGACCCAGaaataagagaaggaaaacagcTGGGGGCACATGGGTCTAAGTCTCAGTGAGAAATCTGAGCTGCAGAGATTTGGTCGTCAGCATACAGCAAGTTCTTCATGCCACAGGAGACGGTGCGACTAGCAAGGGAGAATGTGTGCAATCAGAAGACGCCCATAATGGAACTCCCAGGGTTACCAAAGGGGCAGATGAGGAGACCCCTACAAAGGAGGAGGCAAAACCCGAAGTCGTGGAGAAAGAGAATTTCAGAAGAAAGCCAAGTACTGCCAAGTAGTAATTGTACTGATAGTGCCAAGTACTGCCAAGAGATCACCTAAGAGGATGAAAACAGTCCTCTCAGCAGATAATCTCTCAGCCCCCTGCAGGCTTCTATTTTATTGTGTTCTTTCAACTTCTCTGGACACTGCTTGTAGTCCTTTAGAACACTGCAGACGCCACTCCCTCCAGGAAGCTTTGTTTGTATCTATTTGCCTATTCTCATGTCTGTTCCCCCAATCAGTCTATGAGCCTCACTAGGGCAGGGGCTGCACACGTACCTTATTTACCTAGCACAGTACTAGTTCACTTGATGACTGGAGGATTTGCAAATAcaaatttaacaacaacaacaaaattttgtGAGGCAGACATTAGCTTTTACTTTTCGGTAGTCCCAGGTCCCTGTGATGGTAGCAAACTTTCCTTGACACCAGTTCAAGTTGTGTATAATAAGCCTGGCCTAGGTGAGCGTTTAGTCATATTCCTCAACAATTTCACTAATGATCTGCACCTGACTTGAAAAGCTCGGTTCTCTAAACCAGCTTCATCTTTCCCGTTATCAAGCCTCAGTTCCCAACACTTGCAATGCCTCTTCACTGTTAGTATATTCACTTTGTAAGACGCAGCTTAAGTCTATCTCTTCCAGAAACCTTTCTCTCCTCCAGCTGGTTCTGATTATAAGTGAGTTAAGTCACAATCTTCCCATCTTACCCCGGGTGCAAAAAGCGGATAACCATTCCTGCTCTGAGTGTTGAGGAGCTCGCAGGTGGTAAGGGATGGAAAAGCACATTGTAAAGCGCTGTACACAGGCAATTTAGCTTTTCAGAATGGCAGCTCCTCCGGGGCACGCCCCTAGGGAAGGCAGACCCTCCCCATTCTCGCAGAGGTCAACCTAGCTTCTCCGCGGTGCCCAGGGGGCCTCCCGCTCGCTTCTAGATGCGCGGGAGCGGGCCCGAACATCGCTGGCTAGCCCGCAGCCCAGCACGCATCAGGCCAGTTAAATCTCTGCTTcggcctgggaggaggagattgtGCCGGCCCTGCTCGACTAACCGGAGAGGCCGAACCAAAAGCCATGCATGGCGATACGCACCGCGGGGACTGGGGCCTCTGGCCTCAAGACCGAGATTCCCTGAGAGGTGCCCGTGGTTGCCGGTACCGGCAGCAGCGCCGGTCTCCCGCAGGCGCTGCGCGGCTCCCTTTtctccgggaggcagagcctatCGGTGCTTCCGTGTGCGTCATCAGGAGGCGACCGTCGAGGGTGCTCACAATTGGACAGTTTGGTCCCGAGGCATGCTGGGATACCGCGGGCCGGTCTCCATAGTAACTGGCCGACATTCGCGCAGGCCTTTGGCCTGCAGAAAAGGCCCTGCTGTTTCAGTGCTTTGCAGACGGCGCCCTTCGTCCGCGGCCACCTCCCCATGGCGTGCAAGGGGAGAAGCCGGCCCCGatcccccaacccccagctcAGGAGAGTAACGGAGCCAGCTGTGGGTGTGAACACGCATTTATTTACACATTGTCATCGGTAGGCACATACCCAGCCCAGCCTGTTGAAGGGACAGATCTCAGGCTGTCACCCATGGAGCCTGCAGTGTCTTCCCTCCTCTAGAGCCCTTGAGGGCGAAGGCCTGAGAGAACCAAGAATTTTAGGCTTCTGTTCAAGAGCTAAGAACTAAAGTTTATGCCTTCATCTGATTTCTTTCCAAAAAGTCCATTTCATTAAGTACTCAGACTTCTTAGCTCCATCCCATTCATACTTTTTGCTCTCCTACTACCCACCCAAGAttgttaataataacaataataataacaataataatactgcGATAATATTAATACTTCACATTTGTACGAAGCTTACAGAATGTTTTCACATATAACATCTCATCTGAGCCTCCCGACAGTTCCGTGAGGTAGGTATTCTCACCTCCCTTTTTACAGACAGGgtaaccgaggctcagagaggtaacgGGATttactcaaggccacacagctagttagtggtAAAGCTAGGACTCGATCCCAGCACCCCATATTCAAGTCCAGTGTTTCAACACCACAGCTACCTCTGTAAAGTGGAGCGACATTTTTTACCCCAGTCAGGCCTAAACGGTGGCCTGAGGAGCCCAGAGGCTGACTTCTCAGACTAGGGTAGGGAAGGGCTCAGCAGCGTCGGGGAGAGTTGGGGTACTTGGCCTTCAACTCCTGTTTGAACTGGCGATAAAGGATCTTATTGTGCTGATTTTCAGCCTCCTTTTGGGGATGGAACTTCAACGCTTCTTTGAAGCCCTTATGAACCAAGAAACCTTCGTTCAGG
The genomic region above belongs to Papio anubis isolate 15944 chromosome 12, Panubis1.0, whole genome shotgun sequence and contains:
- the RIN1 gene encoding ras and Rab interactor 1 isoform X1; protein product: MESPGESGTGPPGAPSPTSFTPGHLETEKPAQDPLYDVPNASGGQAGGPQRPGRVVSLRERLLLTRPVWLQLQANAAAALHVLRTEPPGTFLVRKSNTRQCQALCMRLPEASSPSFVSSHYILESPGGVSLEGSELMFPDLVQLICAYCHTRDILLLPLQLPRAIHRAATHKELEAISHLGIEFWSSSLNIKAQRGPAGGPVLPQLKARSPQELDQGTGAALCFFNPLFPGDLGPTKREKFKRSFKVRVSTETSSPLSPPAVPPPPVPVLPGAVPSQTERLPPSQLLRRESSVGYRVPAGGDPSLPPMPSLQEVDCGSPSSSEEEGAPGSRGSPATSPHLGRRRPLLRSMSAAFCSLLAPERQVGRAAAALMQDRHTAAGQLVQDLLTQVRAGPEPQELQGIRQALSRARAMLSVELGPEKLLPPKRLEYVLEKSLHRSVLKPLRPILAARVRRRLAADGSLGRLAEGLRLARAQGPGAFGSHLSLPSPVEMEQVRQKLLQLLRTYSPSAQVKRLLQACKLLYMALRTQEGEDAGADEFLPLLSLVLAHCDLPELLLEAEYMSELLEPSLLTGEGGYYLTSLSASLALLSGLGQAHTLPLSPSQELRRSLSLWEQRRLPATHCFQHLLRVAYQDPSSGCTSKTLAVPPEASIATLNQLCATKFRVTQPNTFGLFLYKDQGYHRLPPGALAHRLPTTGYLVYRRAEWPETQEAATEEEGRGQSEARSRGEEQGCQGHEDAGVKASPRDTREESETTAEGGQGRAREGPAQPGEPEAEGSRAAEE
- the RIN1 gene encoding ras and Rab interactor 1 isoform X2 is translated as MPALRPAQDPLYDVPNASGGQAGGPQRPGRVVSLRERLLLTRPVWLQLQANAAAALHVLRTEPPGTFLVRKSNTRQCQALCMRLPEASSPSFVSSHYILESPGGVSLEGSELMFPDLVQLICAYCHTRDILLLPLQLPRAIHRAATHKELEAISHLGIEFWSSSLNIKAQRGPAGGPVLPQLKARSPQELDQGTGAALCFFNPLFPGDLGPTKREKFKRSFKVRVSTETSSPLSPPAVPPPPVPVLPGAVPSQTERLPPSQLLRRESSVGYRVPAGGDPSLPPMPSLQEVDCGSPSSSEEEGAPGSRGSPATSPHLGRRRPLLRSMSAAFCSLLAPERQVGRAAAALMQDRHTAAGQLVQDLLTQVRAGPEPQELQGIRQALSRARAMLSVELGPEKLLPPKRLEYVLEKSLHRSVLKPLRPILAARVRRRLAADGSLGRLAEGLRLARAQGPGAFGSHLSLPSPVEMEQVRQKLLQLLRTYSPSAQVKRLLQACKLLYMALRTQEGEDAGADEFLPLLSLVLAHCDLPELLLEAEYMSELLEPSLLTGEGGYYLTSLSASLALLSGLGQAHTLPLSPSQELRRSLSLWEQRRLPATHCFQHLLRVAYQDPSSGCTSKTLAVPPEASIATLNQLCATKFRVTQPNTFGLFLYKDQGYHRLPPGALAHRLPTTGYLVYRRAEWPETQEAATEEEGRGQSEARSRGEEQGCQGHEDAGVKASPRDTREESETTAEGGQGRAREGPAQPGEPEAEGSRAAEE
- the BRMS1 gene encoding LOW QUALITY PROTEIN: breast cancer metastasis-suppressor 1 (The sequence of the model RefSeq protein was modified relative to this genomic sequence to represent the inferred CDS: inserted 1 base in 1 codon) — protein: MVIRFLHPGVRMPVQPPSKDTEEMEAEGDSATEMNGEEEESEEERSGSQTESEVEMDDEDYERRRSECVSEMLDLEKQFSELKEKLFRERLSQLRLRLEEVGAERAPEYTEPLGGLQQSLKIRIQVAGIYKGFCLDVIRNKYECELQGAKQHLESEKLLLYDTLQGELQERIQRLEEDRQSLDLSSEWWDDKLHARGSSRSWDSLPPSKRKKAPLVSGPYIVYMLQEIDILEDWTAIKKARAAVSPQKRKSDDRQTHRPLRVCPARLLWCCWALPLXLALAWTPPLPSSRPAQLWLWSRPGQARLLSPSLSRLPPPAPEDPPLEAPLTEKTAEVKATSSC